The proteins below are encoded in one region of Malaclemys terrapin pileata isolate rMalTer1 chromosome 8, rMalTer1.hap1, whole genome shotgun sequence:
- the LOC128841603 gene encoding uncharacterized protein LOC128841603 produces the protein MSSVSDGPRPLTTTGVPPELWKWRHTWALPGWTCDSSKCSFQALGPVNGTWAPVHLFLPGPWAGYLWDWVISQQVWEVKPPHGPSRFITTPHGFAAQHVWVGIGTLWSLWPLEPPQLFCLRKLHPGEVLNTFDTVCWEGEAVGKAPRGEPLFGKNDSCALPSNPHTPLPFHLNLTTAQGSRFITWPANPQISVSLHPAIPLTFDWTSLIPNHFLNLTFLFSLLSNLSHLQDQVHVIEVEYNKEAKAFQAAYRVGTVCSSHNVLCFASKEITQATPSLFTSSVLKILAGIILAICCLLIASLCCLCKVCRLPPQTQK, from the coding sequence ATGTCCTCAGTCAGCGATGGCCCAAGGCCCTTAACTACTACAGGAGTGCCTCCCGAGCTATGGAAATGGAGGCATACATGGGCATTGCCAGGATGGACCTGCGACTCCTCAAAATGCTCTTTCCAGGCTTTGGGGCCTGTCAATGGCACATGGGCCCCAGTGCACTTATTTTTGCCAGGACCCTGGGCGGGCTATCTATGGGACTGGGTCATCAGCCAGCAGGTATGGGAAGTCAAGCCACCCCACGGACCTAGCCGTTTTATCACCACTCCCCATGGTTTTGCTGCTCAACACGTCTGGGTAGGAATTGGAACCTTGTGGTCCTTATGGCCCTTGGAACCCCCACAATTATTTTGTCTCCGTAAATTACACCCTGGGGAAGTACTGAACACCTTTGATACAGTTTGTTGGGAAGGAGAAGCAGTAGGTAAGGCCCCAAGAGGAGAACCCCTGTTTGGGAAAAACGATAGTTGCGCCCTGCCATCCAATCCCCACACCCCTCTTCCTTTTCACCTTAATTTGACCACTGCTCAAGGTAGCCGCTTTATCACATGGCCTGCTAATCCCCAAATCTCTGTAtccctccacccagccatccctctTACCTTCGATTGGACTTCCCTCATCCCAAACCACTTCTTAAATTTAACTTTTCTATTTTCCCTCCTCTCCAACCTATCTCACCTCCAAGACCAAGTACATGTAATTGAGGTTGAATACAACAAAGAGGCCAAAGCATTTCAGGCCGCTTATAGGGTAGGGACCGTATGCTCTTCCCACAACGTTTTGTGTTTTGCCTCTAAGGAAATCACCCAAGCCACGCCCAGTCTCTTCACTTCCTCAGTCTTAAAAATACTAGCTGGTATAATACTGGCAATTTGTTGTTTATTAATTGCCTCCCTCTGCTGTCTTTGCAAGGTATGTCGTTTACCCCCTCAGACCCAGAAATAA